The DNA window tatatattatatttatttatattatttttttctttttcttttttttttctttttttttttttacttttttacttaaatatactCTTATAACTCTTTTTATACCTTAATTAAGACTTTCTAATActatcttatatatttttttataattaattaaataattttattattagttttaataattaatagctataaaaattctagaatattatttttctttaagtaaatattatttttaattctttatttaataaaaaagttaatatttattttaaattataagatttacTAAAGgcactttttataaattcttactatattaagcctATAGCCTAggttataaactttattaaccttagatagtaaattaatattaatactttattctttaaggaataattaaatatagcttatatataataaataaataatatcctTAGGATAAAGAGTATAAAAACTAAAGTATTAAGTACTATATATAGTCTCTATAgtacttaagtattaattaaatagatcttaatattaacctagcttagtattttaatcctatttcttatatataatataaaagctattaatttaaaggtattaatttattttaacttatatatttttactataaattttataataatatttatttaagacttaatattaataagagcttaaatagattatcttttaaaagtacttaattaaactataatcttaaataagTTCTAAGTATAAGctagttattaattattattatatatttagaaatctatattaatattattaattaatagatcttttattttttaatttttctagctttattaaaataaaaataatatatcttttattaagatttaaaataagcttttaaatttataattcttactcttattatttataataatatactttctttttattattagtcTTCTagttatagcttaattactttttatataaataataattaattcccttttaaaatcttaatagtatttatagatataaatttctttacttttttttaatatttttctctttaatatatagtagtttaattattaatataaattatatttatattatattctttctAGATTTAAGTAagctctttttcttattaaagtatttaaattaaaataatacttttaattatattttaaagactttttactaattaaatacctttttctAGATTtagaattatatagttttttaaagtaaataaaatattcttagttttaatattatagattatatattatttaattaattttattaaattaattaaatttatattctttaaaatacttatctttattctaattaatattaaacccttaagtattactttttactttaaaattaatactttaaattcttCTTTAAggtcttttatatatattctcttttttatattaatatttatactaatagctattatattaagttataatttaagtatatataattaattaaatattttcttaatattaattaaaataatattaattatattactatttttagatttatttttaatattttaagctttacttataatattttttaataatctctTATTTTcccttaagtaaatatactttaattaatatatctatataatagtaataaaagctttaaatataaaataattaatagaattcttaagtttattatctttttcttataatattctttttttattctaggtttttattttttctatattaagaaataaataggCCTTTAagaatctttaataatatatataaaggtactttttaatatctattttcctcttatatatattaattataataaaaaggattaatattttatagttcttaagctatatattcttattaattaaattatactttataaagttattttctttattatattaaagattataatatttattaagctaatatctagcttttttataataaaagtaaatagcttaattttcttaataaatagtattaatttagactttaattagcttattttcttaattaaatagatctAGGGTAATAGCTATAGTCTTTattctatttttaatacttaagttatttatataatactatatattaaaaataagtatatttatctttttattaaatatttaattaaaattaagcttaagattctttattattttaattaagctattaatatttaaagttcttttaatttctttctttaaatactttttctttattttaaagagttAATTCTAAATAGtaagttttttattaaagtcttaatatttatatagtttattctCTATAGTATAGTAATCTTAAGTtactttaatcttatattttataataattttaatctttttaataagcttaaaataaaaaagtcttttttaagcctcttaattaatttaatattatatagtaattttattaaggatttactttaatataatatttaaaatatttttaatttaagtataattaactttttaagtatttaatttaagctttttaaacttaaattaatagtaaataagctatttaaagataattaaataatttatagagagttaattttaattaagtcttttaagcttaatattaaagctatatagttaaatattatctttagctataaaaagatcttttaaattattttaagctttttattaaaaataatcctttattacttaataaatatcttctttaatataatttatagaaaactatttaataattaaggctttttattttattaatatatttataaagtctatatagtaattaaaatacttaagatatttaattatattcttattattaaagatcttaataaaaagaaagatttAAGCTAAAATAggcttattttctttttctttaaagacttataGAATAGCTAGATTTACTATTATTTAGTAATTATTctcttaagtaattttaatatcttaatagtctttttACTTAAGGCTTAGAgttttaagtatttacttaaagaaaaaggttattaataatactatattatttacttataattaattaaataaattaaataattaagtattattaattatttttaatattatttttaatttttctttttttttcttttttttaaatataaaagttttaattataaaggctactTAAgggttttttattatttaccttaagataataaaaatagctaattttactataattataaggcttaattaaatcttaactATAGATcttaaatctataaaatactttttaaagtctttttactttataattaagagatttaaagcgctttattattattattctttttatattaagttatttcttttaataatcttttagacttttttattaaatatattactaatatatactttaagggATTATATAGAAGTTTATAAAttttagcttaatttataagcttttaagatatttatttttattattatttaaagtagcttaaaaatgcctttttattaattaatctctaggtctttatattttattaattcttataatcttttattaataagaattactttaagttttaagaattaatttaaaggaaataataaatataataaaataaaagggattacttaaaataataatatagaaaaacctttaattaagttattaaatttactattaattagcttttaatagagatataagttatattaatagatatatatttaaataattaattaaataatatataatatattaattaaggtctaatttaaataggtaaaaaagtataataaattaagatctatttaaagtttatccTATTTTATCCTCTGTAgtaatttctatataacctCTAAAGgagctagccttttaattatagccttaccTCTAAGATAACCTTTgctactattataatatataaaaagaatttaaaataatataattatttttctttatctttatttaatataataattataataaaagataattaaataattaagtaaaatattctacttttaatatataatatattaaattaacttaattataattaaaatatttaatatattatattatattattatattatataatattattatattatataattatttaaattaataagattaaaattactatttaattcttaaggccttaagttaagttaattaattaactcttaataagctatatagtttaataattttactagagtatattttaataaactagaattaattaattaaaataaaaaataaagtaatattaataatatttaactatagattTCTATATCTTTTTCTATCTCTttagatctttatatataatatatatagggttatagagaaaaaagacttacttagtaagtattattataatttaaaaagtaactttaaagagattatattttttaataaattatattatttaatataattaataaaaataaggctttttattataataattataatattttaatatacttagtaataatagcttttttataaatttaactataaaggcttaattaaggaaactttattaaggttaaagtctatataataaagaaatttatatatatataagagagtttaatataaagtttaaaaaaactaagtaaaagcttatattataattaaattaataaagttatataatttactttctttttattaacttaaatataatataactatagtaatttaaataatatttttaataggggaaattaagcttataaaaataatataattaatattctttttaatttaaattaataaaaataaatattaaaaaaagttattaaagccttaaaaaataagctatttatttttattaaaaattaaatttaaaattattataaatattttaaataaattaattaataattaaaaggttaaaatagccttttttaattataattttctttttttatataatctttttaaatttattattaaatatattaaatagtttataaaaaaagaataattattaaaagcctttaaaattattttaaataataataaaaacttaaatttaataaaaaagctatttctatagaaattaaataagaaattattatataaagcttaatttattaaattaagctattaagctaagttaatttataaatatagttattaataattaagcttattatagtCTAAGGCTATAAGTTAAAGCTAAGATAAGAAATTAGTATATAGggtttaattaaaaagggttaattaggtaattttataGGTTCTAGgttaaaggaaggttttatagttatataaggTTTTAGTTACTCTGTatgagcaataaacaagtaatcgcatgGTTTACTCAATCATGTCATCAGAACCTACGAGGCGGTTGCTACCTGTAGCAGATTTTTTAGCAATATGATATGATATTAGATCCACCTTGTTCAGAGCTTACAGGCAAGTGCATAAAGAAATTGGTCAGTTTACTTACTGTTGTAAACCTTCAGTATTGTCGTTGCCGCGGCTGTTGGATTTGCTTCAGGCGCTAATATGCGCTGAGATCACTTTGATATGGATCCTGGTCAATGAGAAAAACAAGAGGATCCAAGAAACCTAGGTCTTGTGTTGTCATAAAACTCGCATTAAAATTTAGTAGTCTTGTTGAAAATACCTTATTGCTCTGTATCTTGTATCAAATAGTTGGCTCCCGAGATACACAGAGATGAGAATATTGTACGGAGTATCTGGCAAAGCATTGTCAAGACCCTTGAAGTGGAAAGATGTTTGTGCTACCAACCTACTTGGGTACCTTTGCTACTATCTATTCAGCAAGACATCGCTATCAACTTCTTAGTACTTGCAATACATGCACTTCCGCGGAAAACTATGATATGACATGAAAAATATGTGAAAAATATGTGATGACAGACTCCATTCCTTCCCAACTTTCAACGGGTATTTGAGGTCAAAAACACGCTAGAGGAGGGGAGGGACTGAAGGAGGGGAAAGGAAGTAACTCATCACCAAGAATCGGACTAGGGGTACATCCCAACTCGTAGTTCCTAGCTCCTGCCCGGACTCCGAGGCCGTAAACGGAGCTCTCCCATCCCCAGAATTTTTTTTCTACTACCTAAATAATgagaggtaggtaggtaggttagcTTGACTGTTTGTACCGCCGGTGCCTTACCTGACCTGGAGTTTTTCCCGTCAAGTCAGACTAGCACAAGACGCCAACCTCGAACTGCTTTTTTGCTCCATCGCCTCCGCTCGCCTgtgcttttctttcttgctCTTTATAACCACCAACCGGAGTCAGATTATTGATCGATTGGCCTGTTCGAATAGACCGAGTAGGCCTGGAAAAGGAAGACAGGCCCGGACATATCGACGAGTTTGCGCGGCACTTTCGGGTCGGACAATTGAAAGCCGCACCCCCCCTAAGGCCTTCTTTATTATCTTGAGCATCAACTCAAGCGTCGACATCGTCATCGTTCTCGTCCGCAGCGACCACCCGCAGGCGCAACGCAACAAACCTCAAAATCCGAAATCTCCGTTCCTCCGTAGCCGACTCGACACTTGGCACGCATCGATCGCCGTCGACTTTACAACGCAATCACCTCGATATCCCCTCCAGTCGCCAATCTGGCGGCCCTCGAGACCAAGCCTTTCGGCGGAGCATCGGAAGCTGTGGCCGCCATGGCCCAGCCAAGTGCAGAGCCAGTCGAGGAATACGAGTGAGTATCATATTATTCTGCATACAATTAACTACTTGAAGCATGAAATTGATCATTTTCTCCACAGCTATGAATCTCTGCCGCCCAACTTCTCATTGTTACAGAACATGGTCGCAGGTGCCTTTGCTGGTATAGCAGTATGCTTCACTTGATCGACCATCTCGCAACACCCGTGACTAATTTTGTATGTTTCTGTAGGAGCACACTGCCATGTATCCTATCGATGCGATCAAGGTTCGTTTTGTCTTTTCATTATCCTCTGCAATTTTCCACCAGTAGTCTGACACGCTCCAAGACTAGAATGCAGATTTTGAACCCTAGCACCACACCTGCCTACTCGGGAGTCATTCGCAACACTGTTCAAATCGCCCGCACCGAAGGTTTCTTCAGCTTATGGCGCGGAATGTCCAGTGTCATCGTTGGCGCAGGTGAGTCTACCACGTCATGCTAGGATTCGAGCTAGCTTGTCCAATCTTGCATAATCGCTAACGTTGCCCAGGACCTGCACATGCCGTTTACTTTGCGACTTACGAAGCAGTCAAGCATGCTATGGGTGGTAACCAAGCTGGTGTTCACCATCCTCTCGCTGCTGGTAACTACAACTTGCATCGCCATCTCCTGAATTCCTTTGCTAACTCTGAGCCTCTTCAGCTACCAGTGGCGCTGCTGCTACTATTGCCAGTGACGCTTTCATGAACCCCTTCGATGGTACGGCTATTCTGCATCCTTCGCAATGCCAAAGATGTCTTCGCTGACATTCAACCCAGTTATCAAGCAGCGTATGCAAATCCAAAATTCGAGCAAGATGTATAGGTCTATGTTTGACTGCGCCAAGTATGTCTACAGATCTGAGGGCTTGGGGGCATTCTACATCTCTTACCCTACGACACTGTCTATGACAGTGCCTTTCACTGCCCTCCAGTTTCTCGCCTACGAGTCCATTTCAACCGCGATGAACCCCGCAAAGACCTATGACCCAATGACACACTGCTTGGCAGGCGCTGTTGCTGGAGGATTTGCGGCCGGTCTTACAACCCCCATGGATGTTATCAAGACGATGCTTCAAACACGTGGAACATCAACCGATCCCCAAGTGAGAAACGTCAATAGCTTTATCGGAGGATGCCGGTTGCTTTACCAAAGAGCTGGCGTCTCGGGCTTCTTCAAGGGTGTGCGACCTCGTATCGTTACTACCATGCCCAGCACAGCCATCTGCTGGTCGGCCTACGAATTTTCAAAGTATGTTACATACATTTATTGCCTTTGGCGAAGCTAACTAAAATGCTTTGCTAGGTCCTACTTCATCAAGCGGAATGATGCTGCCTAAACATCTTATTCCAGCAGTCACCCAAAATATTCAATTCTTGAGCAAGTGGTGAAAGTAACCCCATTATTGAAGAGAATAGATTCGAAAGTAAAGATAACGAAGGAAAAATTCAACATCATGGGGAAGAGGACGACTACATACACGAGACTGACCTACCTCAGTACAACTACCTTCTGATTCGGCGCTTGCCTGACCCGGTTTATATTCCTATAATCAAGGATGTCTACTGGCTTTGTGGATCACCACGACCTTTTCCAAATGGTAGGGCTAGGTGATGCTCCGGGCTTTCAGCAGCGGATCGTGTACATAACGAAACACCATTTCTTACGAACAAAACGGACAAGAGCGGCGATAAATGACCGAAAAAGGGTAAAGGGGTGCTGGTGTTTATTTGCAGATAGACGGTGTGGTGTGTGTCATGATAGTTTTGCCAGTTGAATGTTTATGTCCAGATACTAGCATACATACATGCCTTGGTCTTGCATGGGTCTTTGGCTGGCGCTGGCGTTTTGGGCGGCCATACCCGGTGCTGACATTCGTTCCAATGTTGTACCGATTATTGTCCTATAGGTGACAGTGTTTCCTTGTAATTGAGATGTCGTAGTTGTGCCTCTCTCCTTCGTCTGGGGTTTGTTTATTGGGGGTTCTCGTATGTGCTCTTAAAATTGGTCCGACAATAGGATACATGTCTGACATTGGCCGATTTTGGACCTAGGATACTACCAAACGCGAAAACTTATCAAGATATTGGTGTTCTTTCCATTGTGTGTATAGCTATCTATGTAGCCAAGCTACGAAAAGGAACGACTGTAACTCCCGCGCCTTCAACACCAAATAATGCGAAGCAAGAAAGACATGGCTTCGCGATATCTAGTCATGATTCGAAAACCAATGCCCTCTGCTAATGTCAAATAATTTGCTCCTGAACCGAACCCCCCAGCTGTAGGTACTTTCTTCGGTGGAAGTCTTGGTTTGCGATAAATCAGATATTCGTTGAGTGCGCTTTTCAAAAGCCGAACTGTTGACCTCCAAAATGAAACTTGATGTTCGGGCCACCACCGCCTTGTTGGAACATGAAAGGAtgtccaccaccaccaccaaaggGGTTACCTTGCTGAAAAGGGTTCCTGGGTCCTTCCTGTGAGTTAGGATCATCGCCGTTGTCAAAACGTGCTCGCAATTCGGGATCGCTAAGAACTTCGTATGCTTCATTGATActggccatcttcttctcagcaTCCTCCTTAGAAATACCTTGCTGGGCAGCCTTGTCGGGATGGAATTTCTTAGATTGCTTGCGGTAGGCAGACTTGATCTGGCGTTCGTCGGCGTCGTGCTCGACACCAAGGACCTTGTAGTAGTCCTTTGTCTTGCTACGCTTCAGAGCAATATGAGCCTTGTTGAGAATAGGGTTGACCGTTTCCTTCTGGTCCggacgaagctcagcggccTTCTGTAGAGTAGCAATGGCGGCATCGTATAGTTCACTCTTCAACTGCGCCTTGCCCTTGTGGAGAAGACCCCAAAAAGAGTCGGGGTTCATCTTTAACGACTCGTCGCAGTACTTGGCAGCGTCTTTGTGGCTTGACTGATAATTGTTAATGATACTGGGGGTTAAGGGAGGGACATAGACGGGAATGTTACCTCCGTATATGCTTGACATGTGAGCTCGACTAAGCTTTCCAGCAGCTGAATGCGGGCATTTTTGGGGATGCTCTTGTTCTCCTTCAATTCCTTCACTTGCTGTTGAACATCAGGGACCAGACCAGGTTCGTCAGCGGTACCAACCAATGCCCTTCCTGCTGTGGTAGGCTGGGATCGACTAAGTTGACCTTGTATCTTCTTATATGCCTTCtcaaccttcttctcttgtTTATGTAACTTCTTGCAGACCTTGGAATCTGGATCAGACTGGAGGCACTTCTTGACCTGCCCGACACCATTTCCCATGTCACCTAATGCATAGAACGAGGTAGCGGAGATGACTATATGTGGGCTTGTGTCTCCAGGCTTCATATGAAGCACATGTTGCAGGTCGCTCATGCCCACTTCAACATCACCAAGCTCGAAGCGACAGTGTGCTCGAAGTTCACGCAAATGGGGGGATCGACTGGCAACGACAATGGCTGTGCCAGTATGACTGACACATTCATCCCATTTCTCTCCC is part of the Fusarium poae strain DAOMC 252244 chromosome 4, whole genome shotgun sequence genome and encodes:
- a CDS encoding hypothetical protein (SECRETED:SignalP(1-21)~BUSCO:25352at5125) yields the protein MHLNIAALAVAATTLLASANALSPQDIPADLPVAQLLTSAQSHLSRGETNEALVYYDAAIARDPTNYLTIFKRATTYLSLGRTSQATDDFNKVLSLKPGFEGAHLQLARLRAKAGDWDVAKTQYGLAGKASSSAEVVELEEAKLAANLAEMAGKGEKWDECVSHTGTAIVVASRSPHLRELRAHCRFELGDVEVGMSDLQHVLHMKPGDTSPHIVISATSFYALGDMGNGVGQVKKCLQSDPDSKVCKKLHKQEKKVEKAYKKIQGQLSRSQPTTAGRALVGTADEPGLVPDVQQQVKELKENKSIPKNARIQLLESLVELTCQAYTESSHKDAAKYCDESLKMNPDSFWGLLHKGKAQLKSELYDAAIATLQKAAELRPDQKETVNPILNKAHIALKRSKTKDYYKVLGVEHDADERQIKSAYRKQSKKFHPDKAAQQGISKEDAEKKMASINEAYEVLSDPELRARFDNGDDPNSQEGPRNPFQQGNPFGGGGGHPFMFQQGGGGPNIKFHFGGQQFGF